The Scylla paramamosain isolate STU-SP2022 chromosome 39, ASM3559412v1, whole genome shotgun sequence genome includes a window with the following:
- the LOC135092306 gene encoding uncharacterized protein LOC135092306, which translates to MLAALVAMYAVTNSVIGSVIVAATVGVRQGSSTSCLLFVLYVNDLIKIIKENSNPDGFLSWLHILVLMDDTVLLATTKDNLINKVTLLKQYCDSYGMKINATKTKFFVICGTEHDREAVSVDDLVVESCAQYTYLGSPFTADGSVSAAVAAHMQAKMAHFNKFVLFLKKNCDWPFIVKKRIFDAALMSAVLYGCESWLNADLKPATKIYNWALKQLLGVRKTTCNDMCYIESGYPPLKDLVRSRQRKFFTKVWRERSVMNDDPLIRKHMWYKIVLVHNM; encoded by the exons ATGCTGGCGGCACTTGTTGCTATGTACGCGGTAACGAACAGTGTCATCGGTTCAGTGATAGTAGCAGCCACGGTCGGGGTGCGTCAGGGTAGCTCAACATCTTGTCTGCTCTTTGTCCTGTACGTTAATGACCTGATTAAGATtatcaaagaaaatagtaatcctgatggtttcttgtctTGGCTACATATTTTAGTCCTAATGGATGATACGGTGCTCCTTGCAACAACCAAAGATAATTTAATCAATAAAGTAACATTGCTAAAACAGTACTGCGATAGCTATGGCATGAAGATcaatgcaacaaaaacaaaattctttGTTATATGTGGTACAGAACACGACAGAGAGGCAGTAAGTGTAGATGACCTGGTGGTGGAGTCGTGCGCACAGTACACCTATCTTGGCTCACCATTTACAGCTGACGGTTCCGTGTCAGCGGCAGTCGCGGCTCACATGCAGGCAAAGATGGCACACTTTaacaaatttgttttattcttaaagAAGAATTGTGACTGGCCCTTTAtcgtaaagaagagaatatttgaTGCTGCTCTCATGTCAGCCGTGCTGTATGGGTGTGAGTCGTGGCTGAACGCTGACTTAAAACCAGCCACAAAAATCTACAACTGGGCATTAAAACAGCTACTTGGAGTTAGGAAGACCACCTGCAATGATATGTGTTACATTGAATCTGGATATCCACCTTTAAAAGATCTTGTACGAAGTAGACAAAGAAAGTTCTTCACTAAAGTGTGGCGAGAAAGATCTGTAATGAATGACGATCCCCTAAT ACGGAAACACATGTGGTACAAGATTGTCCTAGTACACAACATGTGA